From a single Xiphophorus maculatus strain JP 163 A chromosome 5, X_maculatus-5.0-male, whole genome shotgun sequence genomic region:
- the LOC102218655 gene encoding aftiphilin isoform X4: protein MEPDVIRMYSSSPPPMEDGAEEEDDEFGDFGTFSGVPSSVSFSELDTPTSFDQNQALTATSPPDLHNGSGVLGFFHPPFGEPNKANGRLEVRPSEWTDARKTASSSQDVSVDCNGEDAEVLTNGFVTFDLQGIPSSQDSVSSHARGPSTEGGDGVPVQEDGVQKDGFADFAAFSDSEETQSQRDRKGPPGTSVCPQDREGPLGTSVQPRDLDSPVETSVCPQNGERGAEDAVRDVHRAEAPPGSCNMDQGPDCPLGDACLSVCTTGRLSPNGTEDESREAGDERSSETSLGRLLSTDGLEDLGDISTTGSSPPPPGDAATPAGDDFGDFGDTTSFGAQGFSDFEQNRPDGPEPPEPAGSESEDDFGDFNSPKVLGGQRDGDGDGGTFADFPSSESFGNFSSVKDGEDDSGWSAFSEQNQNQEDGESWAAFSSEPSGKEDQDEEREDAGRTVPLPGALSGRLEKLFLSSFPVSSAHSQQQVGEGQLVETLKVLLEPRGEEEEEEERLSSRSARGGGVWTQLQDVHEALGLRYQWGGSHGNKVLLCCLGIDTRNILFTGQKKQPVIVPMYAAGLGMLEPTKEPLKPVSAAEMIASIALMPPAVAEKSSVQPDSVQEALPPVQFDWSSSGLTNPLDGVDPELFELTTAKLDPSGAGSRVADAFARLMSTMEKTSTSTRKPRREENLSDEASKVIAALPDLSFMQAKVLMFPATLTPLCSHATPD from the exons ATGGAGCCAGACGTGATCCGGATGTACTCTTCGTCGCCGCCACCGATGGAGGACGGCGCAGAGGAAGAGGACGATGAGTTTGGGGACTTCGGGACGTTCTCCGGAGTCCCCAGCAGCGTCAGCTTCTCCGAGTTGGACACGCCGACGTCCTTTGACCAGAATCAGGCGCTGACCGCCACCTCGCCGCCCGACCTTCACAACGGCAGCGGGGTGCTGGGCTTTTTCCACCCCCCCTTTGGCGAGCCGAACAAGGCCAACGGCCGCCTGGAGGTCCGTCCCTCAGAGTGGACGGACGCCAGGAAGACGGCGTCCTCCTCGCAGGATGTCTCTGTTGATTGCAACGGTGAAGATGCAGAGGTCCTGACCAACGGgtttgtgacctttgaccttcaggGAATCCCTTCCTCACAAGACTCTGTCTCGTCTCATGCCAGAGGACCGTCCACGGAGGGCGGGGACGGCGTCCCGGTCCAAGAGGACGGCGTCCAAAAGGACGGGTTTGCAGACTTTGCTGCTTTTTCTGACTCTGAAGAGACGCAGAGTCAGAGGGACAGGAAGGGTCCACCGGGGACATCTGTCTGTCCCCAGGACAGGGAGGGTCCACTGGGGACATCCGTCCAACCCAGAGACCTGGACAGTCCAGTGGAGACATCCGTCTGTCCCCAAAACGGTGAGCGGGGAGCAGAGGACGCAGTGAGGGACGTCCACCGGGCCGAGGCCCCCCCCGGCTCCTGTAACATGGACCAGGGCCCGGACTGTCCCCTGGGGGACGCGTGTCTCTCTGTTTGCACTACGGGGCGTCTGTCCCCGAACGGGACCGAGGACGAGTCCCGGGAGGCAGGGGACGAGCGTAGCTCGGAGACGTCTCTGGGCCGGCTGCTGTCCACGGACGGCCTGGAGGACCTGGGGGACATCAGCACCACGGGGTCGTCCCCACCGCCGCCGGGGGACGCCGCCACGCCTGCCGGGGACGACTTTGGAGACTTTGGGGACACCACGTCCTTCGGCGCTCAGGGCTTTTCTGACTTTGAGCAGAACCGACCGGACGGTCCGGAACCTCCAGAACCTGCTGGGTCCGAGTCAGAGGACGACTTCGGGGACTTCAACTCCCCTAAGGTCCTCGGCGGACAGCGGGACGGAGACGGGGACGGGGGGACATTTGCCGACTTTCCCAGCAGTGAGAGTTTCGGGAACTTTAGCTCAGTGAAAGATGGTGAGGACGACTCGGGCTGGAGCGCCTTCAgcgagcagaaccagaaccaggaggatggAGAGTCCTGGGCAGCGTTCAGCTCAGAGCCGAGCGGCAAGGAGGACCAGGACGAAGAAAGAGAGGACGCTGGGAGGACGGTGCCGCTGCCG ggggcgctgtccGGCCGTCTGGAGAAGCTGTTCCTCAGCAGCTTCCCTGTTAGCTCCGCCCACAGCCAGCagcaggtgggggaggggcagctGGTGGAGACCCTGAAGGTCCTGCTGGAGCCGCGaggcgaggaagaggaggaagaggagaggctGAGCAGCAG gtCGGCGCGCGGCGGCGGCGTCTGGACGCAGCTTCAGGACGTCCATGAGGCTCTGGGCCTGCGGTACCAGTGGGGGGGTTCCCATGGCAACAAGGTTCTCCTCTGCTGCCTCGGCATCGACACCAGGAACATC CTGTTCACGGGTCAGAAGAAGCAGCCGGTCATCGTGCCGATGTACGCGGCTGGCCTG GGGATGCTGGAGCCGACCAAGGAGCCGCTGAAGCCCGTCTCTGCTGCCGAGATGATCGCCTCCATCGCCCTGATGCCGCCTGCCGTCGCAGAGAAGAGCTCCGTCCAGCCCGACTCGGTGCAG GAGGCGCTCCCCCCGGTCCAGTTCGACTGGAGCAGCAGCGGCCTCACCAACCCTCTGGACG GTGTGGACCCGGAGCTGTTCGAGCTCACCACCGCCAAGCTGGACCCGAGTGGCGCCGGCAGCCGCGTGGCCGACGCCTTCGCTCGCCTCATGTCCACCATGGAGAAGACCAGCACGTCCACTCG GAAGCCCAGGAGGGAGGAGAACCTGAGTGACGAGGCGTCCAAGGTGATCGCGGCGCTGCCGGACCTGTCCTTCATGCAGGCCAAGGTTCTGATGTTCCCCGCCACGCTGACGCCGCTCTGCTCACACGCCACGCCCGACTGA
- the LOC102234591 gene encoding sprouty-related, EVH1 domain-containing protein 2-like, producing MNEEPRPDDDSYIVRVTAVVMTRDESSGGWLALDGCLSRVGVCRLRPDGLQGRNSFLIHGERLKDRQVILDCFLKKDLAYTKATPTFHHWQVDNKKCGLTFQCSSDARAFDRGVRRALEDLAEGSTTSSSTLQNEAELGDDDVFTTATDSSSNSSQRREPAMHAAPAHFCEPRRHHCILGHFYEHHRPSDHYFLDPAVHIFPRHASFPLEEEDIVRFSPRERSWLTGYEDYRHANATRDKLPQLRNPDTCVHFTKSDAPKRDYTYPYPLSCGVQRGFDSKPGRLEAGGGRRAVVTLQPRPPASKGKCHMEDGERLRCVYCQDMFNHEDNGRGQCQEAPDPIQTCIRRVSFMWCADSLLYHCMSDPEGDYSDPCSCDTSDERFCLRWAALVGLSLLAPCMCCYAPLRACHRCGVACRCCGGKHRAVG from the exons ATGAACGAGGAGCCGCGGCCCGACGA TGACAGCTACATCGTGCGGGTCACGGCGGTGGTGATGACCCGGGACGAGTCCAGCGGCGGCTGGCTGGCGCTGGACGGCTGCCTGAGCCGGGTCGGGGTCTGCCGGCTGCGGCCCGACGGGCTGCAGGGCCGGAACAGCTTCCTGATCCACGGGGAGCGCCTCAAGGACCGGCAG GTGATTCTGGACTGTTTCTTAAAGAAAGACCTGGCCTACACAAAGGCCACGCCCACCTTCCACCACTGGCAGGTGGACAATAAGAAGTGCGGCCTGACCTTCCAGTGTTCGTCCGACGCCCGCGCCTTCGACCGCGGCGTGAGGCGAGCGCTGGAGGACCTGGCAGAAG GTTCCACCACGTCTTCATCGACGCTGCAGAACGAAGCCGAGCTTGGGGACGACGACGTCTTCACG ACGGCCACCGACAGCTCGTCCAACTCGTCTCAGAGGAGAGAGCCCGCCATGCACGCGGCGCCGGCTCACTTCTGCGAGCCGCGCCGGCACCACTGCATCCTGGGACATTTCTATGAGCACCACCGGCCCTCGGACCACTACTTCCTGGACCCG GCGGTCCACATCTTTCCTCGTCACGCCAGCTTCCctctggaggaggaggacatCGTTCGCTTCAGCCCCCGTGAGCGCAGCTGGCTCACCGGCTACGAGGACTACCGTCACGCCAACGCCACGCGAGACAAGCTCCCGCAGCTGCGCAACCCGGACACCTGCGTGCATTTCACCAAGAGCGACGCGCCGAAACGCGACTACACGTACCCGTACCCGCTGAGCTGCGGCGTGCAGCGGGGCTTCGACAGCAAGCCGGGCCGCCTCGAGGCGGGCGGCGGCCGCAGGGCGGTGGTGACGCTGCAGCCGCGGCCTCCGGCGTCCAAAGGGAAGTGTCACATGGAGGACGGGGAGCGGCTCCGCTGCGTCTACTGTCAGGACATGTTCAACCACGAGGACAACGGGCGGGGCCAGTGCCAGGAGGCGCCGGACCCCATCCAGACCTGCATCCGCCGGGTCAGCTTCATGTGGTGCGCCGACAGCCTGCTGTACCACTGCATGTCCGACCCGGAGGGCGACTACTCGGACCCCTGCTCCTGCGACACCAGCGACGAGCGCTTCTGCCTGCGCTGGGCGGCGCTGGTCGGCCTGTCGCTGCTGGCGCCCTGCATGTGTTGCTACGCCCCCCTGAGGGCGTGCCACCGCTGCGGCGTGGCCTGCCGCTGCTGCGGCGGCAAGCACAGGGCCGTGGGCTGA
- the LOC102218655 gene encoding aftiphilin isoform X3 — protein MEPDVIRMYSSSPPPMEDGAEEEDDEFGDFGTFSGVPSSVSFSELDTPTSFDQNQALTATSPPDLHNGSGVLGFFHPPFGEPNKANGRLEVRPSEWTDARKTASSSQDVSVDCNGEDAEVLTNGFVTFDLQGIPSSQDSVSSHARGPSTEGGDGVPVQEDGVQKDGFADFAAFSDSEETQSQRDRKGPPGTSVCPQDREGPLGTSVQPRDLDSPVETSVCPQNGERGAEDAVRDVHRAEAPPGSCNMDQGPDCPLGDACLSVCTTGRLSPNGTEDESREAGDERSSETSLGRLLSTDGLEDLGDISTTGSSPPPPGDAATPAGDDFGDFGDTTSFGAQGFSDFEQNRPDGPEPPEPAGSESEDDFGDFNSPKVLGGQRDGDGDGGTFADFPSSESFGNFSSVKDGEDDSGWSAFSEQNQNQEDGESWAAFSSEPSGKEDQDEEREDAGRTVPLPGALSGRLEKLFLSSFPVSSAHSQQQVGEGQLVETLKVLLEPRGEEEEEEERLSSRSARGGGVWTQLQDVHEALGLRYQWGGSHGNKVLLCCLGIDTRNILFTGQKKQPVIVPMYAAGLGMLEPTKEPLKPVSAAEMIASIALMPPAVAEKSSVQPDSVQQEALPPVQFDWSSSGLTNPLDGVDPELFELTTAKLDPSGAGSRVADAFARLMSTMEKTSTSTRKPRREENLSDEASKVIAALPDLSFMQAKVLMFPATLTPLCSHATPD, from the exons ATGGAGCCAGACGTGATCCGGATGTACTCTTCGTCGCCGCCACCGATGGAGGACGGCGCAGAGGAAGAGGACGATGAGTTTGGGGACTTCGGGACGTTCTCCGGAGTCCCCAGCAGCGTCAGCTTCTCCGAGTTGGACACGCCGACGTCCTTTGACCAGAATCAGGCGCTGACCGCCACCTCGCCGCCCGACCTTCACAACGGCAGCGGGGTGCTGGGCTTTTTCCACCCCCCCTTTGGCGAGCCGAACAAGGCCAACGGCCGCCTGGAGGTCCGTCCCTCAGAGTGGACGGACGCCAGGAAGACGGCGTCCTCCTCGCAGGATGTCTCTGTTGATTGCAACGGTGAAGATGCAGAGGTCCTGACCAACGGgtttgtgacctttgaccttcaggGAATCCCTTCCTCACAAGACTCTGTCTCGTCTCATGCCAGAGGACCGTCCACGGAGGGCGGGGACGGCGTCCCGGTCCAAGAGGACGGCGTCCAAAAGGACGGGTTTGCAGACTTTGCTGCTTTTTCTGACTCTGAAGAGACGCAGAGTCAGAGGGACAGGAAGGGTCCACCGGGGACATCTGTCTGTCCCCAGGACAGGGAGGGTCCACTGGGGACATCCGTCCAACCCAGAGACCTGGACAGTCCAGTGGAGACATCCGTCTGTCCCCAAAACGGTGAGCGGGGAGCAGAGGACGCAGTGAGGGACGTCCACCGGGCCGAGGCCCCCCCCGGCTCCTGTAACATGGACCAGGGCCCGGACTGTCCCCTGGGGGACGCGTGTCTCTCTGTTTGCACTACGGGGCGTCTGTCCCCGAACGGGACCGAGGACGAGTCCCGGGAGGCAGGGGACGAGCGTAGCTCGGAGACGTCTCTGGGCCGGCTGCTGTCCACGGACGGCCTGGAGGACCTGGGGGACATCAGCACCACGGGGTCGTCCCCACCGCCGCCGGGGGACGCCGCCACGCCTGCCGGGGACGACTTTGGAGACTTTGGGGACACCACGTCCTTCGGCGCTCAGGGCTTTTCTGACTTTGAGCAGAACCGACCGGACGGTCCGGAACCTCCAGAACCTGCTGGGTCCGAGTCAGAGGACGACTTCGGGGACTTCAACTCCCCTAAGGTCCTCGGCGGACAGCGGGACGGAGACGGGGACGGGGGGACATTTGCCGACTTTCCCAGCAGTGAGAGTTTCGGGAACTTTAGCTCAGTGAAAGATGGTGAGGACGACTCGGGCTGGAGCGCCTTCAgcgagcagaaccagaaccaggaggatggAGAGTCCTGGGCAGCGTTCAGCTCAGAGCCGAGCGGCAAGGAGGACCAGGACGAAGAAAGAGAGGACGCTGGGAGGACGGTGCCGCTGCCG ggggcgctgtccGGCCGTCTGGAGAAGCTGTTCCTCAGCAGCTTCCCTGTTAGCTCCGCCCACAGCCAGCagcaggtgggggaggggcagctGGTGGAGACCCTGAAGGTCCTGCTGGAGCCGCGaggcgaggaagaggaggaagaggagaggctGAGCAGCAG gtCGGCGCGCGGCGGCGGCGTCTGGACGCAGCTTCAGGACGTCCATGAGGCTCTGGGCCTGCGGTACCAGTGGGGGGGTTCCCATGGCAACAAGGTTCTCCTCTGCTGCCTCGGCATCGACACCAGGAACATC CTGTTCACGGGTCAGAAGAAGCAGCCGGTCATCGTGCCGATGTACGCGGCTGGCCTG GGGATGCTGGAGCCGACCAAGGAGCCGCTGAAGCCCGTCTCTGCTGCCGAGATGATCGCCTCCATCGCCCTGATGCCGCCTGCCGTCGCAGAGAAGAGCTCCGTCCAGCCCGACTCGGTGCAG CAGGAGGCGCTCCCCCCGGTCCAGTTCGACTGGAGCAGCAGCGGCCTCACCAACCCTCTGGACG GTGTGGACCCGGAGCTGTTCGAGCTCACCACCGCCAAGCTGGACCCGAGTGGCGCCGGCAGCCGCGTGGCCGACGCCTTCGCTCGCCTCATGTCCACCATGGAGAAGACCAGCACGTCCACTCG GAAGCCCAGGAGGGAGGAGAACCTGAGTGACGAGGCGTCCAAGGTGATCGCGGCGCTGCCGGACCTGTCCTTCATGCAGGCCAAGGTTCTGATGTTCCCCGCCACGCTGACGCCGCTCTGCTCACACGCCACGCCCGACTGA
- the LOC102218655 gene encoding aftiphilin isoform X2 encodes MEPDVIRMYSSSPPPMEDGAEEEDDEFGDFGTFSGVPSSVSFSELDTPTSFDQNQALTATSPPDLHNGSGVLGFFHPPFGEPNKANGRLEVRPSEWTDARKTASSSQDVSVDCNGEDAEVLTNGFVTFDLQGIPSSQDSVSSHARGPSTEGGDGVPVQEDGVQKDGFADFAAFSDSEETQSQRDRKGPPGTSVCPQDREGPLGTSVQPRDLDSPVETSVCPQNGERGAEDAVRDVHRAEAPPGSCNMDQGPDCPLGDACLSVCTTGRLSPNGTEDESREAGDERSSETSLGRLLSTDGLEDLGDISTTGSSPPPPGDAATPAGDDFGDFGDTTSFGAQGFSDFEQNRPDGPEPPEPAGSESEDDFGDFNSPKVLGGQRDGDGDGGTFADFPSSESFGNFSSVKDGEDDSGWSAFSEQNQNQEDGESWAAFSSEPSGKEDQDEEREDAGRTVPLPGALSGRLEKLFLSSFPVSSAHSQQQVGEGQLVETLKVLLEPRGEEEEEEERLSSRSARGGGVWTQLQDVHEALGLRYQWGGSHGNKVLLCCLGIDTRNILFTGQKKQPVIVPMYAAGLGMLEPTKEPLKPVSAAEMIASIALMPPAVAEKSSVQPDSVQEALPPVQFDWSSSGLTNPLDASGGSALLNLDFFGPVEDSGSSSSASIPGVDPELFELTTAKLDPSGAGSRVADAFARLMSTMEKTSTSTRKPRREENLSDEASKVIAALPDLSFMQAKVLMFPATLTPLCSHATPD; translated from the exons ATGGAGCCAGACGTGATCCGGATGTACTCTTCGTCGCCGCCACCGATGGAGGACGGCGCAGAGGAAGAGGACGATGAGTTTGGGGACTTCGGGACGTTCTCCGGAGTCCCCAGCAGCGTCAGCTTCTCCGAGTTGGACACGCCGACGTCCTTTGACCAGAATCAGGCGCTGACCGCCACCTCGCCGCCCGACCTTCACAACGGCAGCGGGGTGCTGGGCTTTTTCCACCCCCCCTTTGGCGAGCCGAACAAGGCCAACGGCCGCCTGGAGGTCCGTCCCTCAGAGTGGACGGACGCCAGGAAGACGGCGTCCTCCTCGCAGGATGTCTCTGTTGATTGCAACGGTGAAGATGCAGAGGTCCTGACCAACGGgtttgtgacctttgaccttcaggGAATCCCTTCCTCACAAGACTCTGTCTCGTCTCATGCCAGAGGACCGTCCACGGAGGGCGGGGACGGCGTCCCGGTCCAAGAGGACGGCGTCCAAAAGGACGGGTTTGCAGACTTTGCTGCTTTTTCTGACTCTGAAGAGACGCAGAGTCAGAGGGACAGGAAGGGTCCACCGGGGACATCTGTCTGTCCCCAGGACAGGGAGGGTCCACTGGGGACATCCGTCCAACCCAGAGACCTGGACAGTCCAGTGGAGACATCCGTCTGTCCCCAAAACGGTGAGCGGGGAGCAGAGGACGCAGTGAGGGACGTCCACCGGGCCGAGGCCCCCCCCGGCTCCTGTAACATGGACCAGGGCCCGGACTGTCCCCTGGGGGACGCGTGTCTCTCTGTTTGCACTACGGGGCGTCTGTCCCCGAACGGGACCGAGGACGAGTCCCGGGAGGCAGGGGACGAGCGTAGCTCGGAGACGTCTCTGGGCCGGCTGCTGTCCACGGACGGCCTGGAGGACCTGGGGGACATCAGCACCACGGGGTCGTCCCCACCGCCGCCGGGGGACGCCGCCACGCCTGCCGGGGACGACTTTGGAGACTTTGGGGACACCACGTCCTTCGGCGCTCAGGGCTTTTCTGACTTTGAGCAGAACCGACCGGACGGTCCGGAACCTCCAGAACCTGCTGGGTCCGAGTCAGAGGACGACTTCGGGGACTTCAACTCCCCTAAGGTCCTCGGCGGACAGCGGGACGGAGACGGGGACGGGGGGACATTTGCCGACTTTCCCAGCAGTGAGAGTTTCGGGAACTTTAGCTCAGTGAAAGATGGTGAGGACGACTCGGGCTGGAGCGCCTTCAgcgagcagaaccagaaccaggaggatggAGAGTCCTGGGCAGCGTTCAGCTCAGAGCCGAGCGGCAAGGAGGACCAGGACGAAGAAAGAGAGGACGCTGGGAGGACGGTGCCGCTGCCG ggggcgctgtccGGCCGTCTGGAGAAGCTGTTCCTCAGCAGCTTCCCTGTTAGCTCCGCCCACAGCCAGCagcaggtgggggaggggcagctGGTGGAGACCCTGAAGGTCCTGCTGGAGCCGCGaggcgaggaagaggaggaagaggagaggctGAGCAGCAG gtCGGCGCGCGGCGGCGGCGTCTGGACGCAGCTTCAGGACGTCCATGAGGCTCTGGGCCTGCGGTACCAGTGGGGGGGTTCCCATGGCAACAAGGTTCTCCTCTGCTGCCTCGGCATCGACACCAGGAACATC CTGTTCACGGGTCAGAAGAAGCAGCCGGTCATCGTGCCGATGTACGCGGCTGGCCTG GGGATGCTGGAGCCGACCAAGGAGCCGCTGAAGCCCGTCTCTGCTGCCGAGATGATCGCCTCCATCGCCCTGATGCCGCCTGCCGTCGCAGAGAAGAGCTCCGTCCAGCCCGACTCGGTGCAG GAGGCGCTCCCCCCGGTCCAGTTCGACTGGAGCAGCAGCGGCCTCACCAACCCTCTGGACG CCAGCGGAGGCTCGGCTCTGTTGAACCTGGATTTCTTTGGTCCGGTGGAGGATTCAGGCTCCAGCAGCTCAGCCTCCATCccag GTGTGGACCCGGAGCTGTTCGAGCTCACCACCGCCAAGCTGGACCCGAGTGGCGCCGGCAGCCGCGTGGCCGACGCCTTCGCTCGCCTCATGTCCACCATGGAGAAGACCAGCACGTCCACTCG GAAGCCCAGGAGGGAGGAGAACCTGAGTGACGAGGCGTCCAAGGTGATCGCGGCGCTGCCGGACCTGTCCTTCATGCAGGCCAAGGTTCTGATGTTCCCCGCCACGCTGACGCCGCTCTGCTCACACGCCACGCCCGACTGA
- the LOC102218920 gene encoding ras-related protein Rab-1A has protein sequence MNPEYDYLFKLLLIGDSGVGKSCLLLRFADDTYTESYISTIGVDFKIRTIELDGKTIKLQIWDTAGQERFRTITSSYYRGAHGIIVVYDVTDQESFNNVKQWLQEIDRYASENVNKLLVGNKSDLTTKKVVDYTTAKEFADHLGIPFLETSAKSATNVEQAFMTMAAEIKKRMGPGATAGAADRSNVKIQSKPVNTSSGGCC, from the exons ATGAATCCGGAATA TGACTACTTATTCAAGCTGCTGCTGATCGGTGACTCCGGTGTCGGGAAGTCCTGTCTCCTGCTGCGGTTTGCA gACGACACGTACACAGAGAGCTACATCAGCACCATCGGGGTGGACTTTAAGATCCGGACCATCGAACTGGACGGGAAGACCATCAAGCTGCAGATC TGGGACACAGCGGGCCAGGAAAGGTTCAGAACCATCACAtccagttactacagaggagctCATGGCATCATAGTGGTGTATGACGTGACGGATCAG GAGTCGTTCAACAACGTGAAGCAGTGGCTGCAGGAGATCGACCGCTACGCCAGCGAGAACGTCAACAAGCTGCTGGTCGGCAACAAGAGCGACCTGACCACCAAGAAGGTGGTGGACTACACTACAGCCAAG GAATTCGCGGACCACCTGGGCATCCCGTTCCTGGAGACGAGCGCTAAGAGCGCCACCAACGTGGAGCAGGCCTTCATGACCATGGCGGCTGAGATCAAGAAGCGGATGGGCCCCGGGGCCACGGCCGGCGCCGCCGACAGGTCCAACGTGAAGATCCAGAGCAAGCCGGTCAACACTTCGTCCGGCGGCTGCTGCTGA
- the LOC102218655 gene encoding aftiphilin isoform X1, with translation MEPDVIRMYSSSPPPMEDGAEEEDDEFGDFGTFSGVPSSVSFSELDTPTSFDQNQALTATSPPDLHNGSGVLGFFHPPFGEPNKANGRLEVRPSEWTDARKTASSSQDVSVDCNGEDAEVLTNGFVTFDLQGIPSSQDSVSSHARGPSTEGGDGVPVQEDGVQKDGFADFAAFSDSEETQSQRDRKGPPGTSVCPQDREGPLGTSVQPRDLDSPVETSVCPQNGERGAEDAVRDVHRAEAPPGSCNMDQGPDCPLGDACLSVCTTGRLSPNGTEDESREAGDERSSETSLGRLLSTDGLEDLGDISTTGSSPPPPGDAATPAGDDFGDFGDTTSFGAQGFSDFEQNRPDGPEPPEPAGSESEDDFGDFNSPKVLGGQRDGDGDGGTFADFPSSESFGNFSSVKDGEDDSGWSAFSEQNQNQEDGESWAAFSSEPSGKEDQDEEREDAGRTVPLPGALSGRLEKLFLSSFPVSSAHSQQQVGEGQLVETLKVLLEPRGEEEEEEERLSSRSARGGGVWTQLQDVHEALGLRYQWGGSHGNKVLLCCLGIDTRNILFTGQKKQPVIVPMYAAGLGMLEPTKEPLKPVSAAEMIASIALMPPAVAEKSSVQPDSVQQEALPPVQFDWSSSGLTNPLDASGGSALLNLDFFGPVEDSGSSSSASIPGVDPELFELTTAKLDPSGAGSRVADAFARLMSTMEKTSTSTRKPRREENLSDEASKVIAALPDLSFMQAKVLMFPATLTPLCSHATPD, from the exons ATGGAGCCAGACGTGATCCGGATGTACTCTTCGTCGCCGCCACCGATGGAGGACGGCGCAGAGGAAGAGGACGATGAGTTTGGGGACTTCGGGACGTTCTCCGGAGTCCCCAGCAGCGTCAGCTTCTCCGAGTTGGACACGCCGACGTCCTTTGACCAGAATCAGGCGCTGACCGCCACCTCGCCGCCCGACCTTCACAACGGCAGCGGGGTGCTGGGCTTTTTCCACCCCCCCTTTGGCGAGCCGAACAAGGCCAACGGCCGCCTGGAGGTCCGTCCCTCAGAGTGGACGGACGCCAGGAAGACGGCGTCCTCCTCGCAGGATGTCTCTGTTGATTGCAACGGTGAAGATGCAGAGGTCCTGACCAACGGgtttgtgacctttgaccttcaggGAATCCCTTCCTCACAAGACTCTGTCTCGTCTCATGCCAGAGGACCGTCCACGGAGGGCGGGGACGGCGTCCCGGTCCAAGAGGACGGCGTCCAAAAGGACGGGTTTGCAGACTTTGCTGCTTTTTCTGACTCTGAAGAGACGCAGAGTCAGAGGGACAGGAAGGGTCCACCGGGGACATCTGTCTGTCCCCAGGACAGGGAGGGTCCACTGGGGACATCCGTCCAACCCAGAGACCTGGACAGTCCAGTGGAGACATCCGTCTGTCCCCAAAACGGTGAGCGGGGAGCAGAGGACGCAGTGAGGGACGTCCACCGGGCCGAGGCCCCCCCCGGCTCCTGTAACATGGACCAGGGCCCGGACTGTCCCCTGGGGGACGCGTGTCTCTCTGTTTGCACTACGGGGCGTCTGTCCCCGAACGGGACCGAGGACGAGTCCCGGGAGGCAGGGGACGAGCGTAGCTCGGAGACGTCTCTGGGCCGGCTGCTGTCCACGGACGGCCTGGAGGACCTGGGGGACATCAGCACCACGGGGTCGTCCCCACCGCCGCCGGGGGACGCCGCCACGCCTGCCGGGGACGACTTTGGAGACTTTGGGGACACCACGTCCTTCGGCGCTCAGGGCTTTTCTGACTTTGAGCAGAACCGACCGGACGGTCCGGAACCTCCAGAACCTGCTGGGTCCGAGTCAGAGGACGACTTCGGGGACTTCAACTCCCCTAAGGTCCTCGGCGGACAGCGGGACGGAGACGGGGACGGGGGGACATTTGCCGACTTTCCCAGCAGTGAGAGTTTCGGGAACTTTAGCTCAGTGAAAGATGGTGAGGACGACTCGGGCTGGAGCGCCTTCAgcgagcagaaccagaaccaggaggatggAGAGTCCTGGGCAGCGTTCAGCTCAGAGCCGAGCGGCAAGGAGGACCAGGACGAAGAAAGAGAGGACGCTGGGAGGACGGTGCCGCTGCCG ggggcgctgtccGGCCGTCTGGAGAAGCTGTTCCTCAGCAGCTTCCCTGTTAGCTCCGCCCACAGCCAGCagcaggtgggggaggggcagctGGTGGAGACCCTGAAGGTCCTGCTGGAGCCGCGaggcgaggaagaggaggaagaggagaggctGAGCAGCAG gtCGGCGCGCGGCGGCGGCGTCTGGACGCAGCTTCAGGACGTCCATGAGGCTCTGGGCCTGCGGTACCAGTGGGGGGGTTCCCATGGCAACAAGGTTCTCCTCTGCTGCCTCGGCATCGACACCAGGAACATC CTGTTCACGGGTCAGAAGAAGCAGCCGGTCATCGTGCCGATGTACGCGGCTGGCCTG GGGATGCTGGAGCCGACCAAGGAGCCGCTGAAGCCCGTCTCTGCTGCCGAGATGATCGCCTCCATCGCCCTGATGCCGCCTGCCGTCGCAGAGAAGAGCTCCGTCCAGCCCGACTCGGTGCAG CAGGAGGCGCTCCCCCCGGTCCAGTTCGACTGGAGCAGCAGCGGCCTCACCAACCCTCTGGACG CCAGCGGAGGCTCGGCTCTGTTGAACCTGGATTTCTTTGGTCCGGTGGAGGATTCAGGCTCCAGCAGCTCAGCCTCCATCccag GTGTGGACCCGGAGCTGTTCGAGCTCACCACCGCCAAGCTGGACCCGAGTGGCGCCGGCAGCCGCGTGGCCGACGCCTTCGCTCGCCTCATGTCCACCATGGAGAAGACCAGCACGTCCACTCG GAAGCCCAGGAGGGAGGAGAACCTGAGTGACGAGGCGTCCAAGGTGATCGCGGCGCTGCCGGACCTGTCCTTCATGCAGGCCAAGGTTCTGATGTTCCCCGCCACGCTGACGCCGCTCTGCTCACACGCCACGCCCGACTGA